The DNA region GTTTCACTACTTCCCATGGTTGTTGACAATAAACCACAATTCTTCAATACCTTCAATTTTATCATTACGCCAATCAAAATCGATTATGATACTCCAAGACATTAAAAGCCGTCTTAACGAAACGCGAAACTGGTACATTGTACTGACATTGCCCCGAAAAGAAAGAAAAACCAAAGAAACTTTGGAAAATAAAGGCATGATAACTTATCTCCCTACCATTTACGTAAAACGCAGATGGAAAGAACAAGTAAAAGAAATACAGATTCCCGCTGTAAACAGATGCGTATTTATTTACGCTACCGGTACAGAGCTAGAGGGATTAAAAGGAACATATTCTACTCTTCCGATAGAAATGACGGAAGTAGGACATTAGAGTTGACTTTACAACTGGAAAGGAAAAAAGGGGGACACCGTGATGGTATCCCCCTTTTTGCTGTGTGACCCCGGTGCGATTCAAACGCACGACCTTCAGAACCGGAATCTGACGCTCTATTCACTAAGCTACGGAGCCTTAAATGCGGGGACAAAAGTATAAAAAAATCGGGCATATTCCTAATGATTTGTCTTTTTTTACAGTAAAAGCCTATAAATAAGAATATTATTTTGAGAGCCACAACTGGTTAATAAGAAACAAATTGCTCATAAAATTAGCCAAACACGATGCAAATATAAATATTATACCTATATTTGCCGGACAAAAACATAGTACACACTTATGAGTTATTTGATAAAACCAAAGGGTTATAAACCCTTATTGGACTTAAAACAAACAGAATTAGGAATCAAACAGATTAAAGAGTTCTTCCAATTGAACCTTTCATCGGAATTACGTTTGCGCCGCGTCACAGCCCCGCTTTTCGTATTGAAAGGTATGGGTATTAATGACGATTTGAATGGCGTAGAACGTGCCGTATCATTCCCTATCAAAGACTTGGGAGATGCACAAGCCGAAGTAGTACATTCTCTTGCCAAATGGAAGCGATTGACATTGGCAGACTATAATATTGAATCCGGATATGGTATTTACACGGACATGAATGCCATACGCTCAGACGAAGAGTTGGGAAATCTTCATTCTCTCTATGTAGACCAATGGGACTGGGAACGTGTCATCACCACCGAAGACCGGAACGTGAACTTCCTGAAAGAAATTGTGACTCGTATTTATGCAGCCATGATACGTACAGAATATATGGTGTATGAAATGTACCCTCAGATTAAGCCTTGTCTGCCTCAGAAGTTACATTTCATTCATGCGGAAGAGTTACGTCAACTTTATCCGGATCTGGAACCCAAATGCCGCGAACATGCCATTACGAAAAAATATGGTGCTGTATTCATTATCGGTATTGGCTGCAAACTAAGCGATGGAGAGAAACACGACGGACGTGCCCCGGACTATGATGACTATACCACAGAAGGATTGAATGGTCTTCCGGGCTTGAATGGTGACCTTTTATTATGGGATAATGTATTGCAGCGCAGCATTGAGCTATCATCCATGGGTATCCGTGTAGATAAGGAAGCCCTGCAACGCCAGTTGAAACAAGAGGGAGAAGAAAAACGACTGGAACTCTATTTTCATAAACGCCTGATGAATGACACATTACCCCTTTCTATAGGTGGTGGTATCGGTCAATCACGTCTTTGTATGTTCTATTTAAGAAAAGCTCATATCGGCGAAATTCAAGCCAGTATCTGGCCGGAAGATATGCGTGAAGAGTGTAAGGAACACAATATTTACTTGATTTAATACCCAGATACATATAGGGATATTCAGTAAATGTCCCTCTTTCTTATAAATTAAGAGAACAGTTTTACTTTACGTGAGCTTTTCTCTTAATTTTTTTGTGTAAAGTCTCAAGTCTTCTATCTTTTTAATAGAATATTATTTACATATTCTTATTTTTTCTTCCCAACGGTACATTATGTATATGTCTTTTTAGGGGAAGTTAAAACCCTCTCCTCTTTTCTTCTTCTTCTTTTAGTCTGATTATGCAGCCGTTCTTTTTTTCTTTTCGACCTTTTCTATCATAGATACCGCATTGGCCGTATGTATTCCAAAGAAAATCCAAAGTATTTCCGTTTTCCTGTTTCTGGCTTTTATTCTGGCCAGTGAGTAATGTTGTTTCTGTGTTCCAAAACTTCCTTCCAGACGGGTAGCCCTCTCACGGCTGAGTTCCGACCGTAAGATTTTCCGAAGTGGCTCATCTTTGGCAGCTCTTCCCTTACGCTTAAAGGAAGTACTTATATGATATTTAGTACAAAATTTCCGGTTGGCATTATTAGCATAGATTGAATCCGCTGCAAGCGCCTTAACCCTGACCTTGGTCAGTTGTTGTTGCAAATGAATACAGTCTTTCAAACGTACTCCTTCGTTAAAAGCCTTAAAGGAGATATGCTCTATGAAGGAGATTCCATCTATCTGTATATTGTTGACCTTGGCTCCGAACTCAACGGATTTGGTTTCCTTGCCTCTGATAATGGGGCGAAGGTAATGCCGGTCGATACTCACGATACGGTTGGACACTTTTTTGCCTGCAAATAAATTCTTCCCTTGCTCAAGGACCGTCTGTATGACCGAGAAACGTCTTTGGTAATCAGAGGATAGTGTAAGCCTGTGCCTGTAGGATGAATGAAGATGCTCCAGCTGGTCCAGTAACTTTTCCAATAACTGAAGTAGCCTGCGTTTAATCATACGGGTCTGTGATTTCCTGCGTTTACGCAGTTTACTGTAAGCAAGGTAGGCACGGCTTACATCAAGATACTTGTTACGGGGACGTTGTATGTGCAATGTACGGCAATGTTTGCACAGATGGCGATGAAGCCATACAATACCTTCCCATAAGAGTTTGACATCAGTAGGAAAGCGCAAATGACTTTCATAACAGGTGGCATCGGTCATACAGACATGAAGGTTCTCAAGATAAGGTTTCCAATGCTCAGCCAGAATAAGCTGGAGGGACTCAATATCAAGGCGGTCCGCTAGTTCCTGACGAATCGCACTGACGATTTTAGGATTGGTCAGTGGATGAAGAGGATCAATCTGAACACCACAAAATAACTGGTAATGAATATTACCGTTTAAATGCTCAATCAGTTGTGCATCGGAAAAGTTGGTATAGGACTTCAGGACCATCAAGGCTATTTTACCTTCGGGAGAAAAATAACTTTTACGACCCAAAGCAGAGGACTTCAAATGCATTTGTCGGGCCAGTTCCGAGAAAGGAAACAGGGCATGGAGGCGACCTAATTCGCTCGTTGCAAAACTTTGACGATATTTTTTTAGCATATCGAACTCGGTAAAACCTAAACAAGGTTCGATTTCGGATATTTTTTGTATCTTTACCATGTGTTTTTAGTTTAGATTACCCCCGTTTTGGCCGTCAAACCGTTTTTTGGGGGGAATGCTTAAAGATACAAAAAAGGCAACTAACTCGCAATGAATTAGTTGCCTTAAATTTTATTATTTTACGAATATCCCCATATAGAAAAGGCAGAGATTTTATGATTTCTGTCTTTTCTGTTTATACTCTGTTCGAAGAAATAAAAAGAATGCTCTATTACAGGAATCAGATTAAAATTGTATCTTAGCATCCGAAACTTTTAACACACAAAATTATGAACGTTCAAATAGAAGAAAGTTGGAAAGCACGTTTGGAACCGGAATTTGAAAAAGATTATTTTCATACACTAACGGATTTTGTACGGGAAGAATACAGTCATTATCCGATATACCCTCCGGGAAAACTCATATTCAACGCTTTCAATCTTTGCCCATTCGATAAGGTGAAAGTAGTTATTATCGGTCAGGACCCTTACCATGGTCCCGGACAAGCTCATGGTTTATGCTTTTCTGTGAACGACGGAGTTCGTTTCCCTCCTTCATTGATTAATATATTCAAAGAAATAAAAGATGATATTGGTACGGCTGCTCCCACCACTGGAAATCTGACTCGCTGGGCCGAGCAAGGTGTCCTGCTCCTGAATGCAACCTTAACTGTCCGTGCCCATCAGGCAGGTTCTCATCAGAACCGCGGCTGGGAGACTTTTACGGACGCTGCCATACGTGTCCTTGCCGAACAGCGTGAACACCTCGTATTCATCCTCTGGGGATCTTATGCACAGCGTAAGGGCGCATTCATCGACCGGAGCAAGCATCTTGTTCTGACTTCCGCGCATCCCTCTCCCCTATCTGCCTACAATGGCTTCTTTGGAAATAAGCATTTTAGCAGAGCGAATGCCTATTTGAAAGAACATGGAAAACAAGAAATAGCGTGGTAAAAAGCAATTCCTAATCAGAAATAAAGATATCCCCTTCTACACTGAAGCATTCCGATAAATAAATCGTTGCAACAGTATAGAAGGGGATATTTTTTTATGAAAAAGCAAATGCAGTGAAAGGAATATCAAATGGATTCTTAATACCATTTAATATTAGTCTGTGTCTGACTCTTCTTATCATATTTCAAATCTTGCAGAATACTGGCATTGGCACGGATAACGAAGCTATAGTACTTCCATGTGCCAAAAGGAGAAAGACTGGCAGACATGCTGAAACAGTGCAAGTCACGCGTTATATTGAAAGAAGTCTGCACTATCTTTTTAGCATTAAAGTCATAACCGGAGTTGAAGCTGACTGCCCACTTATTGGAAATCTTAACATTACCATTAATATTAAGCGCATTCAGACTAAACTTATACGGATAACGCATACTCTCTCTGTTGATTGGTCTGGAGGTATCTTCTGTTATATTAAAGCCTGTACTCAGATTTATAGACCAAGGCATTTTGAAAACCTGATAACCGTCATCATCTACAGCTGCTTTTTCCTTCTTCCGCTTGGTAGGCGTATTACTTGTTCCCGCATCATCAGTTTCGTCACTTTCACTGTCCGCATCGGTCTGTTCGTTTCCTTTTCCATCATCTTCACTCTTCTCTCCGGTAAAGAATGCTTTCCACTTCTTCCATGTATCGTTATTAAGAGTGTAACTGAAAGAGTTCCCATAGCCCTGGAAACGTCCAAAACGTCCGTAAGACCACTCTGTGCGGTCACTCGTTACAACCCTACCGTTTTTATCAAAGGCATAAGCATAAGTAGCAAAGACTGAACTCATACTGAAGGTATAGTTCTTACTCAATTTCAAACGCAAATTTAATGTCAGGTTACTCCATGGACGCACCTTAGCAGCCGTATTATAAGAAATACTCGCACCCAACTCATCAATCAAACTGACCTTGCGTATTGAGTCATTCTTATCCTTATATTTCATTTCCAAGTTATTGGATATCTGGAATGAAATATTTCCAGATCTTCCTTGTCCAGGCACTCCAAACATTTGTCCCGCATATGGAGAATAAGTGATCGTATCTTGTGTTCCATCAGCATTGGGTTTAATATAAGTATCATAGTAACCATAGCGGGAAGAACCAAAGTCAGGAGCTGCACTGATACTGACAGAAGGAGTTATGACATGTCGAATCTGTATTTCCTTTTTCTTCATAAACAAAGGTTTATACATACCATAAATCTTTGTATTAACACCCAGACTGGCACTATAGTTATATACTCGATGGAAACCATAAATAGTATCTGTTTCTACTTCCCGCCCACTGGTGCCTATATTCGGATCCCAGTCTTTCATCACCTTACGTGTATACCAACGCTCCGTATAGCTCACCGATGGAGTTACATTGAAGTACTTGAACAATGTAAACGTAGCGCTGACAGGTATTTCATGTTTCATTCCGTTCTTCCAGTCCTTCACCAGATTGGATTTGAACAGAAGATCATCTTTCGTAGTAATGCTGTTAGAAAGGCGACCACTATAACGAAGAGAAATCTTCTCATACCACTTCTCATTACCTACTGCATTTTTCCGTTTGAAAGGAAAAATAGTACTTAAAGTAATATTCAAATCCGGTAAAGT from Bacteroides sp. MSB163 includes:
- a CDS encoding UpxY family transcription antiterminator; protein product: MILQDIKSRLNETRNWYIVLTLPRKERKTKETLENKGMITYLPTIYVKRRWKEQVKEIQIPAVNRCVFIYATGTELEGLKGTYSTLPIEMTEVGH
- the asnA gene encoding aspartate--ammonia ligase, which codes for MSYLIKPKGYKPLLDLKQTELGIKQIKEFFQLNLSSELRLRRVTAPLFVLKGMGINDDLNGVERAVSFPIKDLGDAQAEVVHSLAKWKRLTLADYNIESGYGIYTDMNAIRSDEELGNLHSLYVDQWDWERVITTEDRNVNFLKEIVTRIYAAMIRTEYMVYEMYPQIKPCLPQKLHFIHAEELRQLYPDLEPKCREHAITKKYGAVFIIGIGCKLSDGEKHDGRAPDYDDYTTEGLNGLPGLNGDLLLWDNVLQRSIELSSMGIRVDKEALQRQLKQEGEEKRLELYFHKRLMNDTLPLSIGGGIGQSRLCMFYLRKAHIGEIQASIWPEDMREECKEHNIYLI
- a CDS encoding transposase; translated protein: MVKIQKISEIEPCLGFTEFDMLKKYRQSFATSELGRLHALFPFSELARQMHLKSSALGRKSYFSPEGKIALMVLKSYTNFSDAQLIEHLNGNIHYQLFCGVQIDPLHPLTNPKIVSAIRQELADRLDIESLQLILAEHWKPYLENLHVCMTDATCYESHLRFPTDVKLLWEGIVWLHRHLCKHCRTLHIQRPRNKYLDVSRAYLAYSKLRKRRKSQTRMIKRRLLQLLEKLLDQLEHLHSSYRHRLTLSSDYQRRFSVIQTVLEQGKNLFAGKKVSNRIVSIDRHYLRPIIRGKETKSVEFGAKVNNIQIDGISFIEHISFKAFNEGVRLKDCIHLQQQLTKVRVKALAADSIYANNANRKFCTKYHISTSFKRKGRAAKDEPLRKILRSELSRERATRLEGSFGTQKQHYSLARIKARNRKTEILWIFFGIHTANAVSMIEKVEKKKRTAA
- a CDS encoding uracil-DNA glycosylase; translation: MNVQIEESWKARLEPEFEKDYFHTLTDFVREEYSHYPIYPPGKLIFNAFNLCPFDKVKVVIIGQDPYHGPGQAHGLCFSVNDGVRFPPSLINIFKEIKDDIGTAAPTTGNLTRWAEQGVLLLNATLTVRAHQAGSHQNRGWETFTDAAIRVLAEQREHLVFILWGSYAQRKGAFIDRSKHLVLTSAHPSPLSAYNGFFGNKHFSRANAYLKEHGKQEIAW
- a CDS encoding putative LPS assembly protein LptD: MTPLKANTFISFILLLVLLLLSGEAFSQRRRGRTVPAGIERTDTFNIEGVQRGDTLLKGDTLQNDTIQLQPTGKKKQPLDAPVIYEATDSIVFTQNGIANLYGDGKVNYQKIELAAEVITMNMDSSTVFAHGVEDSLKVIKGRPVFKDGDTPYETNTIRYNFKSKKGLISNVVSQQGEGYVTGNNAKKGMNDELYMKSGRYTTCDNHDHPHFYMQMTYAKVRPKKNVVTGPAYLVIEDVPLPLAVPFFFFPFSSSYSSGFIMPSYMDDSTRGFGLTDGGYYFAISDKMDLKLRGDIFTKGSWALNAETNYNVRYKFSGLFQASYQVTKTGDKGLDDYAVAKDFKVVWSHRQDPKASPNSSFSASVNFSSSSYERTNIGNLYNSQAMTQNTKTSSVSYSRNFPNQKLSIAATGNIAQNMKDSSIAVTLPDLNITLSTIFPFKRKNAVGNEKWYEKISLRYSGRLSNSITTKDDLLFKSNLVKDWKNGMKHEIPVSATFTLFKYFNVTPSVSYTERWYTRKVMKDWDPNIGTSGREVETDTIYGFHRVYNYSASLGVNTKIYGMYKPLFMKKKEIQIRHVITPSVSISAAPDFGSSRYGYYDTYIKPNADGTQDTITYSPYAGQMFGVPGQGRSGNISFQISNNLEMKYKDKNDSIRKVSLIDELGASISYNTAAKVRPWSNLTLNLRLKLSKNYTFSMSSVFATYAYAFDKNGRVVTSDRTEWSYGRFGRFQGYGNSFSYTLNNDTWKKWKAFFTGEKSEDDGKGNEQTDADSESDETDDAGTSNTPTKRKKEKAAVDDDGYQVFKMPWSINLSTGFNITEDTSRPINRESMRYPYKFSLNALNINGNVKISNKWAVSFNSGYDFNAKKIVQTSFNITRDLHCFSMSASLSPFGTWKYYSFVIRANASILQDLKYDKKSQTQTNIKWY